From Tripterygium wilfordii isolate XIE 37 chromosome 13, ASM1340144v1, whole genome shotgun sequence, the proteins below share one genomic window:
- the LOC120011881 gene encoding putative receptor-like protein kinase At3g47110 isoform X1, whose product MMKLSWCSISIKLVFVLPGILLLSMSCYLESAAQPSFANEMDYSALLDFKNLIVQDPNQIMSSWNGSIHFCNWVGVTCSSSDGRIILLNLASLGLAGSVAPSIGNLTYLTEINLANNSFHGEIPQEMGRLLHLEKVNMSHNNLGGNIPANLTHCTELREFDMMFNELVGQIPDQLSTLSKLVVLNLGGNDLNGNIPAWIGNFSSLRRLFLTRNDFQGSIPDELGYLSNLGYLQLYGNNLSGMIPSSIYNISSLYYFSVTQNQLHGRLPLDVGLTLPKLEILAGGVNSFTGPIPESLSNASGLQVLDFAENGLTGTIPGSLGSLKDLIRLNFDENSLSGDLGFLSDLANCTSIQVLGLAYNRFGGELPSSIANLSIWLSRLTIGGNVLRGSIPVGIENFLDLTLLGLERNNLSGSIPEVIGKFQKLEGLELNYNRFSGLIPSSFGNLTKLTRLYLDENILEGNIPPSLGNCTSLQDLNFSSNKLNGTIPKQFIGLSSLSIALDMSHNSLTGSLPPEVGNLKNLVELDLSYNRLSGLIPSGLGSCISLERLQLDDNVFNGTVPQSLETLKGLVDLDLSHNSLSGQIPEFLIKFSALRHLDLSYNDFEGEVLQVGIFANASSISINGNDKLCGGITELLLQKCSWKRDRKRLSAKVIIFATISAIFVFGLLCSLAIFCALRTKRRKSTALSSEKWRLDLSYQELMKSTNGFSLENLIGSGSFGSVFKGILPGDGKAIAVKVINLQQQGALKSFIDECNALRNIRHRNLLKVITACSSIDHQGNEFKALVFDFMPNGNLDKLLHPTPYEHCQAMKLSLTQRLNIAVDVASALDYLHNDCDMPIVHCDLKPSNVLLDEDMTAHIGDFGLARFLSEASKYSSKDQTLSTGAGLKGSIGYIPPEYGMSSHVSILGDIYSYGILLLEMFTGKRPSDDMFTYGTSIQEFVSLALPERVMELVDPTMLFGKENDDEVENEDYLEAEETCLSTRSTIEECLVSVMRIGLLCSATLPANRMAMNIVVNKLHAIRDSLIQEPYLKYRKPHTG is encoded by the exons atgaTGAAGCTTTCTTGGTGCAGCATTTCGATTAAGTTGGTATTTGTTCTTCCTGGAATTCTTCTTTTAAGCATGAGCTGTTACTTGGAATCTGCAGCACAACCTAGTTTCGCAAATGAAATGGACTATTCTGCATTACTTGATTTCAAGAATCTGATAGTTCAAGATCCAAACCAAATAATGAGCTCCTGGAATGGTTCAATACATTTCTGCAACTGGGTTGGTGTTACCTGCAGTTCATCTGATGGACGAATCATACTATTGAACTTGGCATCTCTTGGCCTAGCTGGGTCTGTAGCACCTTCTATAGGGAACCTCACATACCTTACTGAAATCAACCTTGCAAACAACAGCTTTCATGGCGAAATTCCGCAAGAAATGGGACGTCTGCTGCACCTAGAGAAGGTAAATATGAGCCACAATAACTTGGGTGGAAATATTCCAGCTAATCTTACACATTGTACAGAATTAAGGGAATTTGATATGATGTTCAATGAGCTTGTGGGGCAGATCCCTGACCAGCTTAGTACCTTGTCAAAATTAGTCGTTCTGAATCTGGGGGGCAATGACCTTAATGGAAATATCCCAGCTTGGATAGGTAACTTCTCTTCTCTGCGACGTCTTTTCCTTACAAGGAATGATTTCCAAGGAAGTATACCTGATGAACTTGGGTATCTATCGAACTTGGGCTATTTACAGCTTTATGGAAACAATCTGTCTGGTATGATCCCTTCATCAATTTATAATATTTCTTCCTTATACTATTTCTCTGTTACTCAAAACCAACTGCACGGCCGATTGCCTCTGGATGTCGGCCTTACACTTCCTAAGCTGGAGATACTTGCTGGTGGGGTTAATAGTTTTACAGGACCTATACCTGAGTCTTTGTCAAATGCTTCTGGATTGCAAGTGCTTGATTTTGCTGAAAATGGTCTCACTGGGACAATTCCAGGAAgcctaggaagcttgaaagatTTAATTAGGCTTAACTTTGATGAAAATAGCCTCAGTGGTGACTTGGGTTTTCTTAGTGATTTGGCTAATTGTACTAGTATTCAGGTATTGGGTCTTGCGTATAATCGTTTTGGAGGAGAATTGCCTAGCTCCATAGCAAATCTTTCAATTTGGTTAAGTAGATTAACCATAGGAGGCAATGTTCTTCGTGGGAGCATCCCTGTTGGGATTGAGAACTTTCTTGACTTGACCCTTTTGGGATTGGAAAGGAACAATTTGAGTGGAAGTATTCCCGAGGTTATAGGAAAATTTCAGAAGTTAGAAGGTCTGGAATTGAATTATAACAGATTTTCAGGGTTAATTCCATCCTCTTTTGGTAACTTGACAAAATTGACAAGGCTTTATCTGGATGAGAACATATTGGAAGGAAACATACCTCCAAGTCTTGGAAACTGCACAAGTTTGCAGGATCTGAATTTCTCAAGTAACAAGCTTAATGGCACCATACCCAAGCAGTTCATTGGCCTTTCCTCCCTTTCAATTGCTTTGGACATGTCTCATAATTCTTTGACTGGTTCACTTCCACCTGAAGTGGGCAACTTGAAGAATCTTGTGGAACTGGACCTATCCTATAACAGATTATCAGGTCTAATTCCCAGCGGACTTGGCAGTTGTATTAGTTTGGAACGTCTGCAGTTGGATGATAACGTGTTTAACGGAACGGTACCTCAATCTTTGGAAACTTTAAAAGGTTTAGTAGATCTTGACCTTTCACACAATAGCTTGTCAGGCCAGATTCCTGAATTTCTCATCAAGTTTTCAGCTCTAAGGCATCTTGATCTTTCTTACAATGACTTTGAAGGTGAAGTGCTACAGGTAGGAATCTTTGCAAATGCAAGTTCTATTTCCATTAATGGAAATGATAAGCTCTGTGGTGGCATCACAGAATTGCTACTACAAAAATGCTCCTGGAAAAGAGATCGAAAGCGTCTCTCCGCCAAAGTAATTATTTTTGCAACTATTTCAGCCATCTTTGTATTTGGTCTTCTATGTTCTTTAGCCATATTTTGTGCTCTAagaacaaaaaggagaaaatcaaCTGCACTTTCCTCTGAAAAATGGCGGTTAGATTTATCTTATCAAGAACTCATGAAGTCAACAAATGGCTTCTCCTTGGAGAATTTGATTGGTTCAGGTAGCTTTGGTTCTGTGTTCAAGGGAATTCTTCCTGGTGATGGAAAAGCCATTGCAGTTAAGGTAATAAACCTTCAACAGCAAGGAGCCTTGAAAAGCTTCATTGATGAATGCAATGCTTTGAGAAATATTCGTCACCGTAACCTTCTGAAAGTCATTACTGCCTGCTCAAGCATTGATCATCAAGGTAATGAATTTAAAGCTCTGGTTTTTGATTTCATGCCCAACGGAAATTTAGACAAGTTGCTGCATCCAACCCCTTATGAGCACTGTCAAGCTATGAAACTGAGCCTTACTCAGAGGTTGAATATAGCTGTCGACGTTGCTTCTGCTCTTGATTACCTCCATAACGATTGTGACATGCCAATTGTTCACTGTGACCTGAAGCCAAGCAATGTCCTCCTTGACGAAGATATGACTGCACATATTGGTGACTTTGGATTGGCAAGGTTCCTCTCTGAAGCATCAAAATATTCCTCCAAAGATCAAACCCTCTCAACTGGCGCTGGACTAAAGGGTTCAATTGGCTACATCCCTCCAG AGTATGGCATGAGCAGCCATGTTTCCATACTGGGCGACATCTACAGCTATGGGATACTGTTGCTGGAGATGTTTACAGGGAAAAGACCAAGTGATGACATGTTTACATATGGTACAAGCATTCAAGAGTTTGTCTCTTTGGCTTTGCCTGAACGTGTCATGGAGCTTGTAGACCCAACAATGCTCTTTGggaaagaaaatgatgatgaagTGGAAAATGAAGATTACTTGGAAGCAGAAGAGACCTGCCTCAGCACCAGAAGTACAATAGAGGAATGCTTGGTTTCTGTGATGAGAATTGGGCTTTTATGTTCTGCAACATTACCAGCAAATCGGATGGCCATGAACATTGTTGTCAATAAGTTGCATGCCATTAGAGACTCGTTGATCCAAGAACCATATTTGAAGTACAGGAAACCACACACAGGTTAA
- the LOC120011881 gene encoding putative receptor-like protein kinase At3g47110 isoform X2: MSCYLESAAQPSFANEMDYSALLDFKNLIVQDPNQIMSSWNGSIHFCNWVGVTCSSSDGRIILLNLASLGLAGSVAPSIGNLTYLTEINLANNSFHGEIPQEMGRLLHLEKVNMSHNNLGGNIPANLTHCTELREFDMMFNELVGQIPDQLSTLSKLVVLNLGGNDLNGNIPAWIGNFSSLRRLFLTRNDFQGSIPDELGYLSNLGYLQLYGNNLSGMIPSSIYNISSLYYFSVTQNQLHGRLPLDVGLTLPKLEILAGGVNSFTGPIPESLSNASGLQVLDFAENGLTGTIPGSLGSLKDLIRLNFDENSLSGDLGFLSDLANCTSIQVLGLAYNRFGGELPSSIANLSIWLSRLTIGGNVLRGSIPVGIENFLDLTLLGLERNNLSGSIPEVIGKFQKLEGLELNYNRFSGLIPSSFGNLTKLTRLYLDENILEGNIPPSLGNCTSLQDLNFSSNKLNGTIPKQFIGLSSLSIALDMSHNSLTGSLPPEVGNLKNLVELDLSYNRLSGLIPSGLGSCISLERLQLDDNVFNGTVPQSLETLKGLVDLDLSHNSLSGQIPEFLIKFSALRHLDLSYNDFEGEVLQVGIFANASSISINGNDKLCGGITELLLQKCSWKRDRKRLSAKVIIFATISAIFVFGLLCSLAIFCALRTKRRKSTALSSEKWRLDLSYQELMKSTNGFSLENLIGSGSFGSVFKGILPGDGKAIAVKVINLQQQGALKSFIDECNALRNIRHRNLLKVITACSSIDHQGNEFKALVFDFMPNGNLDKLLHPTPYEHCQAMKLSLTQRLNIAVDVASALDYLHNDCDMPIVHCDLKPSNVLLDEDMTAHIGDFGLARFLSEASKYSSKDQTLSTGAGLKGSIGYIPPEYGMSSHVSILGDIYSYGILLLEMFTGKRPSDDMFTYGTSIQEFVSLALPERVMELVDPTMLFGKENDDEVENEDYLEAEETCLSTRSTIEECLVSVMRIGLLCSATLPANRMAMNIVVNKLHAIRDSLIQEPYLKYRKPHTG; encoded by the exons ATGAGCTGTTACTTGGAATCTGCAGCACAACCTAGTTTCGCAAATGAAATGGACTATTCTGCATTACTTGATTTCAAGAATCTGATAGTTCAAGATCCAAACCAAATAATGAGCTCCTGGAATGGTTCAATACATTTCTGCAACTGGGTTGGTGTTACCTGCAGTTCATCTGATGGACGAATCATACTATTGAACTTGGCATCTCTTGGCCTAGCTGGGTCTGTAGCACCTTCTATAGGGAACCTCACATACCTTACTGAAATCAACCTTGCAAACAACAGCTTTCATGGCGAAATTCCGCAAGAAATGGGACGTCTGCTGCACCTAGAGAAGGTAAATATGAGCCACAATAACTTGGGTGGAAATATTCCAGCTAATCTTACACATTGTACAGAATTAAGGGAATTTGATATGATGTTCAATGAGCTTGTGGGGCAGATCCCTGACCAGCTTAGTACCTTGTCAAAATTAGTCGTTCTGAATCTGGGGGGCAATGACCTTAATGGAAATATCCCAGCTTGGATAGGTAACTTCTCTTCTCTGCGACGTCTTTTCCTTACAAGGAATGATTTCCAAGGAAGTATACCTGATGAACTTGGGTATCTATCGAACTTGGGCTATTTACAGCTTTATGGAAACAATCTGTCTGGTATGATCCCTTCATCAATTTATAATATTTCTTCCTTATACTATTTCTCTGTTACTCAAAACCAACTGCACGGCCGATTGCCTCTGGATGTCGGCCTTACACTTCCTAAGCTGGAGATACTTGCTGGTGGGGTTAATAGTTTTACAGGACCTATACCTGAGTCTTTGTCAAATGCTTCTGGATTGCAAGTGCTTGATTTTGCTGAAAATGGTCTCACTGGGACAATTCCAGGAAgcctaggaagcttgaaagatTTAATTAGGCTTAACTTTGATGAAAATAGCCTCAGTGGTGACTTGGGTTTTCTTAGTGATTTGGCTAATTGTACTAGTATTCAGGTATTGGGTCTTGCGTATAATCGTTTTGGAGGAGAATTGCCTAGCTCCATAGCAAATCTTTCAATTTGGTTAAGTAGATTAACCATAGGAGGCAATGTTCTTCGTGGGAGCATCCCTGTTGGGATTGAGAACTTTCTTGACTTGACCCTTTTGGGATTGGAAAGGAACAATTTGAGTGGAAGTATTCCCGAGGTTATAGGAAAATTTCAGAAGTTAGAAGGTCTGGAATTGAATTATAACAGATTTTCAGGGTTAATTCCATCCTCTTTTGGTAACTTGACAAAATTGACAAGGCTTTATCTGGATGAGAACATATTGGAAGGAAACATACCTCCAAGTCTTGGAAACTGCACAAGTTTGCAGGATCTGAATTTCTCAAGTAACAAGCTTAATGGCACCATACCCAAGCAGTTCATTGGCCTTTCCTCCCTTTCAATTGCTTTGGACATGTCTCATAATTCTTTGACTGGTTCACTTCCACCTGAAGTGGGCAACTTGAAGAATCTTGTGGAACTGGACCTATCCTATAACAGATTATCAGGTCTAATTCCCAGCGGACTTGGCAGTTGTATTAGTTTGGAACGTCTGCAGTTGGATGATAACGTGTTTAACGGAACGGTACCTCAATCTTTGGAAACTTTAAAAGGTTTAGTAGATCTTGACCTTTCACACAATAGCTTGTCAGGCCAGATTCCTGAATTTCTCATCAAGTTTTCAGCTCTAAGGCATCTTGATCTTTCTTACAATGACTTTGAAGGTGAAGTGCTACAGGTAGGAATCTTTGCAAATGCAAGTTCTATTTCCATTAATGGAAATGATAAGCTCTGTGGTGGCATCACAGAATTGCTACTACAAAAATGCTCCTGGAAAAGAGATCGAAAGCGTCTCTCCGCCAAAGTAATTATTTTTGCAACTATTTCAGCCATCTTTGTATTTGGTCTTCTATGTTCTTTAGCCATATTTTGTGCTCTAagaacaaaaaggagaaaatcaaCTGCACTTTCCTCTGAAAAATGGCGGTTAGATTTATCTTATCAAGAACTCATGAAGTCAACAAATGGCTTCTCCTTGGAGAATTTGATTGGTTCAGGTAGCTTTGGTTCTGTGTTCAAGGGAATTCTTCCTGGTGATGGAAAAGCCATTGCAGTTAAGGTAATAAACCTTCAACAGCAAGGAGCCTTGAAAAGCTTCATTGATGAATGCAATGCTTTGAGAAATATTCGTCACCGTAACCTTCTGAAAGTCATTACTGCCTGCTCAAGCATTGATCATCAAGGTAATGAATTTAAAGCTCTGGTTTTTGATTTCATGCCCAACGGAAATTTAGACAAGTTGCTGCATCCAACCCCTTATGAGCACTGTCAAGCTATGAAACTGAGCCTTACTCAGAGGTTGAATATAGCTGTCGACGTTGCTTCTGCTCTTGATTACCTCCATAACGATTGTGACATGCCAATTGTTCACTGTGACCTGAAGCCAAGCAATGTCCTCCTTGACGAAGATATGACTGCACATATTGGTGACTTTGGATTGGCAAGGTTCCTCTCTGAAGCATCAAAATATTCCTCCAAAGATCAAACCCTCTCAACTGGCGCTGGACTAAAGGGTTCAATTGGCTACATCCCTCCAG AGTATGGCATGAGCAGCCATGTTTCCATACTGGGCGACATCTACAGCTATGGGATACTGTTGCTGGAGATGTTTACAGGGAAAAGACCAAGTGATGACATGTTTACATATGGTACAAGCATTCAAGAGTTTGTCTCTTTGGCTTTGCCTGAACGTGTCATGGAGCTTGTAGACCCAACAATGCTCTTTGggaaagaaaatgatgatgaagTGGAAAATGAAGATTACTTGGAAGCAGAAGAGACCTGCCTCAGCACCAGAAGTACAATAGAGGAATGCTTGGTTTCTGTGATGAGAATTGGGCTTTTATGTTCTGCAACATTACCAGCAAATCGGATGGCCATGAACATTGTTGTCAATAAGTTGCATGCCATTAGAGACTCGTTGATCCAAGAACCATATTTGAAGTACAGGAAACCACACACAGGTTAA